The following proteins are co-located in the Anomalospiza imberbis isolate Cuckoo-Finch-1a 21T00152 chromosome Z, ASM3175350v1, whole genome shotgun sequence genome:
- the AGXT2 gene encoding alanine--glyoxylate aminotransferase 2, mitochondrial isoform X1, giving the protein MAGRLRRLGGVAFRQQKWKSSVSMEAKMPPCDFVPEKYESYPYERMQKIREQNIAPSLRTYYKKPLLLHQGHMQWLFDHEGQRYLDLFAGIVTVSVGHCHPKVTMATQKQLARLWHTTNIYMYPAIHEYAEKLTSLFPDPLKVVYLTNSGSEANDLAMFMARLHTRNFDIISLRGGYHGGSPYTLGLTSLTPYKHGVANGFGCTTTMLPDVFRGPWGGSHCRDSPVQTVRKCSCTEDACLAKDQYIEQFKDTLNTSVPKTVAGFIAEPIQGVNGAVQYPRNFLKEAYHLIRERGGLCISDEVQTGFGRTGSHFWGFQTHGVVPDIVTLAKGIGNGFPMAAVVTTKEIASSLAQNLHFNTFGGNPLACVAGAAVLDQAIEEDGLQKNSEDVGTYMLLELAKLRDKFDIVGDVRGKGLMIGVEMVTDKDSRRPLPAEEISQIWEDCKDMGVLIGRGGLYSQTFRIKPPMCVTKSDVDFAVEVFCTALQRHVERAAAK; this is encoded by the exons TTGCCTTTAGACAGCAGAAATGGAAAAGTTCTGTCTCCATGGAAGCAAAAATGCCTCCTTGTGATTTTGTACCTGAAAAATATGAA TCCTATCCATATGAACGTATGCAGAAGATCCGTGAACAAAATATTGCGCCTTCACTGCGAACCTACTACAAGAAACCATTGCTGCTGCACCAGGGGCATATGCAGTGGTTGTTTGATCATGAGGGACAAAGATACCTTGATCTCTTTGCTGGAATTGTCACTGTCAGTGTTGGACACTGTCACCC GAAGGTAACTATGGCTACCCAGAAGCAGCTGGCTCGCCTGTGGCACACCACCAACATCTACATGTACCCAGCAATCCACGAGTATGCTGAGAAGCTAACTTCTCTTTTTCCAGATCCACTGAAG GTGGTTTATCTCACCAACAGTGGGTCAGAAGCCAATGATCTAGCTATGTTCATGGCAAGGCTACACACCCGTAACTTTGACATCATCTCTCTCAG AGGAGGATACCACGGAGGCAGCCCTTACACACTGGGTTTGACATCTCTGACTCCTTATAAGCATGGTGTTGCCAATGGCTTTGGCTGTACAACT ACAATGCTACCAGATGTTTTTCGTGGTCCATGGGGAGGCAGCCATTGTAGAGATTCTCCAGTGCAAACTGTTCGAAAATGCAGCTGTACTGAAG ATGCATGTCTTGCAAAAGACCAGTACATTGAACAGTTCAAAGATACTCTGAATACCTCAGTGCCCAAGACAGTAGCTGGATTTATTGCTGAACCAATCCAA GGTGTTAATGGAGCTGTTCAGTACCCAAGAAATTTCTTAAAGGAAGCTTATCATCTTATACGGGAAAGAGGGGGCCTTTGCATTTCAGATGAA GTGCAGACAGGATTTGGACGGACAGGCAGCCATTTCTGGGGTTTTCAAACACATGGTGTAGTCCCTGACATCGTTACTCTGGCAAAAGGAATCGGTAATGGCTTCCCAATGGCAGCTGTTGTTACAACAAAAG agATTGCAAGTTCCTTGGCTCAAAACCTTCACTTTAATACATTTGGAGGAAACCCTCTGGCCTGTGTAGCTGGAGCTGCAGTTCTTGAT CAGGCTATTGAAGAAGATGGTCTGCAAAAAAATAGTGAGGATGTGGGAACATACATGCTGCTGGAGTTGGCAAAACTACGGGATAAATTCGACATTGTTGGAGATGTCCGTGGCAAGGGACTTATGATTGGAGTAGAAATGGTGACAGATAAG GACAGCCGACGCCCTCTTCCAGCTGAAGAAATCAGTCAAATCTGGGAGGACTGTAAAGATATGGGGGTTCTGATCGGCAGAGGAGGACTCTACAGTCAG ACATTCAGAATTAAGCCTCCTATGTGCGTTACTAAGAGCGACGTTGACTTTGCTGTGGAAGTATTTTGTACTGCTTTACAGAGACACGTGGAAAGAGCAGCTGCAAAATAG
- the AGXT2 gene encoding alanine--glyoxylate aminotransferase 2, mitochondrial isoform X2, with product MAGRLRRLGGVAFRQQKWKSSVSMEAKMPPCDFVPEKYESYPYERMQKIREQNIAPSLRTYYKKPLLLHQGHMQWLFDHEGQRYLDLFAGIVTVSVGHCHPKVTMATQKQLARLWHTTNIYMYPAIHEYAEKLTSLFPDPLKVVYLTNSGSEANDLAMFMARLHTRNFDIISLRGGYHGGSPYTLGLTSLTPYKHGVANGFGCTTTMLPDVFRGPWGGSHCRDSPVQTVRKCSCTEDACLAKDQYIEQFKDTLNTSVPKTVAGFIAEPIQGVNGAVQYPRNFLKEAYHLIRERGGLCISDEVQTGFGRTGSHFWGFQTHGVVPDIVTLAKGIGNGFPMAAVVTTKEIASSLAQNLHFNTFGGNPLACVAGAAVLDAIEEDGLQKNSEDVGTYMLLELAKLRDKFDIVGDVRGKGLMIGVEMVTDKDSRRPLPAEEISQIWEDCKDMGVLIGRGGLYSQTFRIKPPMCVTKSDVDFAVEVFCTALQRHVERAAAK from the exons TTGCCTTTAGACAGCAGAAATGGAAAAGTTCTGTCTCCATGGAAGCAAAAATGCCTCCTTGTGATTTTGTACCTGAAAAATATGAA TCCTATCCATATGAACGTATGCAGAAGATCCGTGAACAAAATATTGCGCCTTCACTGCGAACCTACTACAAGAAACCATTGCTGCTGCACCAGGGGCATATGCAGTGGTTGTTTGATCATGAGGGACAAAGATACCTTGATCTCTTTGCTGGAATTGTCACTGTCAGTGTTGGACACTGTCACCC GAAGGTAACTATGGCTACCCAGAAGCAGCTGGCTCGCCTGTGGCACACCACCAACATCTACATGTACCCAGCAATCCACGAGTATGCTGAGAAGCTAACTTCTCTTTTTCCAGATCCACTGAAG GTGGTTTATCTCACCAACAGTGGGTCAGAAGCCAATGATCTAGCTATGTTCATGGCAAGGCTACACACCCGTAACTTTGACATCATCTCTCTCAG AGGAGGATACCACGGAGGCAGCCCTTACACACTGGGTTTGACATCTCTGACTCCTTATAAGCATGGTGTTGCCAATGGCTTTGGCTGTACAACT ACAATGCTACCAGATGTTTTTCGTGGTCCATGGGGAGGCAGCCATTGTAGAGATTCTCCAGTGCAAACTGTTCGAAAATGCAGCTGTACTGAAG ATGCATGTCTTGCAAAAGACCAGTACATTGAACAGTTCAAAGATACTCTGAATACCTCAGTGCCCAAGACAGTAGCTGGATTTATTGCTGAACCAATCCAA GGTGTTAATGGAGCTGTTCAGTACCCAAGAAATTTCTTAAAGGAAGCTTATCATCTTATACGGGAAAGAGGGGGCCTTTGCATTTCAGATGAA GTGCAGACAGGATTTGGACGGACAGGCAGCCATTTCTGGGGTTTTCAAACACATGGTGTAGTCCCTGACATCGTTACTCTGGCAAAAGGAATCGGTAATGGCTTCCCAATGGCAGCTGTTGTTACAACAAAAG agATTGCAAGTTCCTTGGCTCAAAACCTTCACTTTAATACATTTGGAGGAAACCCTCTGGCCTGTGTAGCTGGAGCTGCAGTTCTTGAT GCTATTGAAGAAGATGGTCTGCAAAAAAATAGTGAGGATGTGGGAACATACATGCTGCTGGAGTTGGCAAAACTACGGGATAAATTCGACATTGTTGGAGATGTCCGTGGCAAGGGACTTATGATTGGAGTAGAAATGGTGACAGATAAG GACAGCCGACGCCCTCTTCCAGCTGAAGAAATCAGTCAAATCTGGGAGGACTGTAAAGATATGGGGGTTCTGATCGGCAGAGGAGGACTCTACAGTCAG ACATTCAGAATTAAGCCTCCTATGTGCGTTACTAAGAGCGACGTTGACTTTGCTGTGGAAGTATTTTGTACTGCTTTACAGAGACACGTGGAAAGAGCAGCTGCAAAATAG